A single genomic interval of Lathyrus oleraceus cultivar Zhongwan6 chromosome 7, CAAS_Psat_ZW6_1.0, whole genome shotgun sequence harbors:
- the LOC127105537 gene encoding ureidoglycolate hydrolase, with the protein MLAVEKHVLESGSIDTVGTVGILELHPGAINSIPSKSHIEIDTRDIDEERRNQVIDKIHETAIRITKTRGVKLSEFHVINQDPPAPSDEAVINAMETATKELNLTSKLMISRAYHDSLFMARVSPMGMIFIPCYKGYSHKPEEFSSIEDMSNGVKVLAFTLAKLSLQSTV; encoded by the exons ATGTTGGCTGTTGAGAAACATGTCTTGGAATCTGGATCTATTGATACTGTTGGCACTGTTG GTATCCTTGAACTGCATCCTGGAGCAATCAATAGTATCCCTAGCAAATCGCACATAGAAATTG ATACTAGGGACATCGATGAGGAAAGAAGAAACCAAGTTATTGACAAAATCCATGAAACAGCAATTAGAATAACCAAAACACGAGGTGTCAAGCTCTCCGAGTTTCATGTCATCAATCAGGATCCACCGGCTCCATCTGATGAAGCAGTCATCAATGCAATGGAAACTGCAACAAAAGAGCTAAACTTGACGAGCAAGTTAATGATTAGTCGAGCCTATCACGACTCTTTGTTCATGGCCAG GGTGTCTCCAATGGGCATGATCTTCATTCCATGCTACAAAG GATACAGCCATAAGCCTGAAGAATTTTCCAGTATTGAAGACATGTCAAATGGTGTAAAAGTATTGGCTTTCACCTTAGCCAAATTGTCCCTTCAGTCAACTGTTTGA